A genomic segment from Toxotes jaculatrix isolate fToxJac2 chromosome 6, fToxJac2.pri, whole genome shotgun sequence encodes:
- the clcc1 gene encoding chloride channel CLIC-like protein 1: MLLFALVCSLSLAAMGQQVDDDWVDPYDMLNYDASTKTMKKPTEPANYNNVATKRREYTQDSSQAELALCNTQAADLQKQVEDQKKTIALISQQATCNPVFKRFLSRLLKAVQKLGVPSDSSDVYYDAKIRLSRQAMTEIQTLLEGEDGCRTGALDSAISQILVDLRPHDYEAWKWNFEDTFGVELDTVLKIGLCVLIIMATISTQLWSTVSWFMQFRRLFAVCFFISIVWNWFYLYKIAFAEHQNNIVKMDSVNEKCTGMKKIDWSDSLREWFRSTWTLQDDPCKRYYEVLMVNPILLVPPTKAISVTITTFITEPLKHFGQGISEFLRALLKDLPVTLQIPVLLTIVLSILVFMYGSVQAAFQHGITAPLRRRDPPQPLRRRIEGRNHLARGDAPQQQLEGADEGEHSPSTDLDSEDQLEAQEEPSGASASSVAANAAQTRTKPTRSDLSQSKDKALKKNERRSQEQPSRDDAVLRHRPARRRPSQTDVQDLEASAEDRTSSLSPTHTEGVSVPVQETCQLPEE; encoded by the exons ATGCTCCTCTTCGCCCTGGTGTGCAGCCTGTCGCTGGCTGCCATGGGGCAGCAGGTGGACGACGACTGGGTCGACCCATATGACATGCTTAACTACGATGCAAGCACCAAAACGATGAAGAAGCCCACCGAG CCAGCAAACTACAACAATGTGGCAACCAAAAGAAGAGAGTACACTCAGGACTCCAGCCAGGCCGAGCTAGCGTTGTGTAACACTCAGGCTGCGGATCTACAGAAACAG GTTGAAGACCAAAAGAAGACGATCGCACTCATCTCACAGCAGGCCACGTGCAATCCAGTGTTCAAGAGATTTCTTAGCAGGCTCCTGAAGGCAGTACAAAAACTTGGTGTG CCCAGTGACTCCTCAGATGTCTACTATGATGCCAAAATCAGACTGTCCAGACAAGCCATGACTGAGATTCAGACACTTCTGGAGGGTGAAGACGGCTGCAGAACCGGGGCTCTGGACAGTGCCATCAGTCAGATACTGGTGGATCTAAGACCACATGACTACGAGGCCTGGAAGTGGAATTTTGAAGACACTTTTGGCGTGGAGCTTGACACAGTATTAAAA ATTGGTTTGTGTGTCCTGATAATCATGGCCACCATCTCCACTCAGCTGTGGTCAACTGTCTCCTGGTTCATGCAGTTCCGCAGGCTGTTTGCTGTCTGCTTCTTCATCAGTATTGTCTGGAACTGGTTTTATCTGTACAAG atTGCCTTTGCTGAGCACCAAAACAATATAGTGAAGATGGACAGTGTTAATGAAAAATGCACTGGAATGAAGAAGATTGACTGGAGTGATAGTCTGAGAG AGTGGTTCAGAAGCACCTGGACTCTTCAGGATGACCCTTGTAAGAGATACTATGAAGTCCTCATGGTCAACCCCATTCTGCTGGTACCTCCAACCAAG GCAATCTCAGTTACCATCACAACCTTCATCACAGAGCCGCTGAAGCACTTTGGCCAGGGCATCAGTGAGTTTCTTCGAGCCCTCCTCAAAGATCTGCCAGTTACCCTGCAGATCCCTGTTCTACTCACAATCGTGCTTTCCATTCTG GTATTCATGTATGGAAGTGTGCAGGCGGCCTTCCAGCATGGCATCACTGCACCTCTACGCCGAAGGGATCCACCACAGCCTCTGCGCCGGCGGATCGAGGGCCGTAACCACTTAGCAAGAGGGGATGCACCACAGCAACAGCTAGAAGGAGCAGACGAGGGAGAGCATAGTCCCTCTACTGACTTAGATTCGGAAGACCAGTTAGAGGCACAAGAGGAGCCATCAGGAGCAAGTGCTAGCAGTGTTGCTGCTAACGCAGCCCAAACAAGAACCAAACCCACTCGGTCAGATTTATCTCAATCAAAGGATAAAGCTTTGAAAAAGAATGAGCGTCGCTCTCAGGAACAACCCAGCAGAGACGATGCAGTGCTAAGGCATCGGCCAGCAAGAAGGCGGCCTTCACAAACAGATGTTcag GATCTGGAAGCCTCAGCTGAAGACAGGACCTCTTccctctcacccacacacactgaaggtGTCTCAGTTCCCGTTCAGGAGACGTGTCAGCTACCAGAGGAGTAG
- the plaat1 gene encoding phospholipase A and acyltransferase 1: protein MDKQQGNSAMASNDPDLPDPSGDPQPGDLIEIFRPAYQHWALYLGDGYIINLTPVDESQAAAMSSVKSVFSRKAVVRMQLLKEVVGSDSYRVNNKYDHNHTPLPVSEIIQRAQVLIGQEVSYDLLGSNCEHFVTLLRYGEGVSEQATRAIGAISLVTAAASAFSVLGLINTRSRNRPF, encoded by the exons ATGGATAAACAACAAGGAAACTCTGCT ATGGCCTCTAATGACCCTGACCTTCCTGACCCCTCTGGTGACCCCCAGCCTGGTGACCTCATTGAGATCTTTAGACCAGCCTATCAGCACTGGGCTCTCTACCTGGGAGATGGTTACATCATCAACCTAACTCCTGTTG ATGAGAGCCAGGCAGCTGCCATGTCCAGTGTGAAGTCTGTCTTCAGCAGGAAGGCAGTGGTGCGCATGCAGCTGCTGAAAGAGGTGGTGGGAAGCGACTCGTACCGTGTCAACAACAAGTACGACCACAACCACACACCCCTGCCCGTCTCTGAAATCATCCAGCGAGCGCAAGTCCTCATTGGCCAGGAGGTGTCTTATGACCTGCTGGGGAGCAACTGCGAGCACTTTGTTACCCTTCTGCGCTACGGGGAGGGGGTGTCCGAGCAG GCTACACGGGCCATTGGGGCCATCAGTTTGGTGACGGCAGCAGCCAGTGCCTTCTCTGTCCTAGGACTGATCAACACAAGATCCAGAAACAGGCCTTTCTGA
- the ftsj3 gene encoding pre-rRNA 2'-O-ribose RNA methyltransferase FTSJ3 — protein MGKKLKVGKTRKDKFYHLAKETGYRSRSSFKLIQLNRKFQFLQKARALVDLCAAPGGWLQVASKFMPVSSLIIGVDLVPIKPIPNVVTLQEDITTEKCRQALRKELQTWKVDVVLNDGAPNVGANWQHDAFSQAHLTLMALKLACEFLTKGGTFVTKVFRSKDYQPLLWIFQQFFKKVQATKPQASRNESAEIFVICQGFVAPDKIDSKFFDPKHAFKEVEVQAKTVRELIPVKKPKAEGYTDGDLTLYHSFTVTSFLKADNPVDFLGKASEIAFDNPDLESHPATSDEIKECCRDIKVLGRKELRLLLNWRSKLRRYLAKKLKEEAKQLDQEISLSSDEDEEEEEEPDKKKKEEKEDEEDEEEEMERKLAELKAEEVAELKRKKKKLLKERRKQRERVELKMDLPGVSIADTNDSSLFSLTTIKKQKVLADISKGDMQAANTLIDGDDDLHLSEEEDDEADKMSLASDLDEEDLEEVEQRQKELEKKAPKKKVKFAEEEEEDEGQESGLLVELVGKNEKEEQKTNLWFSKGIFSEIDLEGDTESELRQTEWLQNKQTGKGKKRKAEEEEEEKAAQPEEEKAGPSQGAEEGSDSDSDDSSDDEKEITRMKQARGAGGMSGDADEDDFQVVPVESTSKKARILDAEGLALGCQIATSKKRARDLVDSSFHRFASSEDPWEVPEWFLDDERKHRKKPVPVTKEMVEEYKQKWKEIDARPIKRVAEAKARKKRRMLKKMEQAKKKAEAVVNTVDISEREKMAQLKSIYKKAGLGKEKREVTYVVTKKGAGKKVRRPPGVKGVFKVVDSRMKKDMRGMQRKEHAKGGKGKGGKGKGRPSKGGKGGVKSGKGRKGK, from the exons ATGGGGAAGAAACTCAAAGTCGGAAAGACCAGAAAAGATAAATTCTACCACCTGGCTAAAGAAACAG gctatCGCTCCCGTTCGTCCTTCAAACTCATCCAGCTCAACCGTAAATTCCAGTTTCTTCAGAAAGCCAGAGCTCTGGTCGATCTGTGTGCTGCTCCGGGTGGATG GTTACAGGTAGCATCCAAGTTTATGCCTGTTTCAAGTCTCATTATTG GTGTTGACCTGGTGCCCATCAAGCCCATCCCCAACGTTGTGACGCTGCAAGAAGACATCACCACTGAGAAATGCAGACAG GCTTTACGAAAGGAGCTGCAGACTTGGAAGGTCGATGTGGTGTTAAATGATGGAGCTCCGAATGTGGGAGCCAACTGGCAACATGATGCCTTCTCACAAG CTCACCTGACCCTCATGGCTCTGAAACTTGCTTGTGAGTTTCTGACGAAAGGTGGCACTTTCGTCACAAAGGTCTTCCGCTCCAAAGACTACCAGCCACTGCTCTGGATCTTCCAGCAATTCTTCAAAAAGGTGCAGGCCACCAAGCCGCAGGCATCCAGGAACGAGTCCGCTGAGATCTTTGTCATCTGTCAGG GTTTTGTTGCCCCGGATAAAATTGACAGTAAGTTCTTTGACCCCAAACATGCGTTCAAAGAAGTGGAGGTGCAGGCCAAAACTGTGAGGGAGCTGATTCCTGTCAAGAAGCCAAAG GCGGAGGGATACACAGATGGTGATCTGACCCTCTACCACAGTTTCACAGTGACGTCCTTTCTCAAAGCCGACAACCCTGTGGACTTCCTGGGCAAAGCCAGTGAG ATCGCCTTCGACAACCCAGACCTGGAGTCTCACCCAGCGACCAGCGATGAGATAAAGGAGTGTTGTCGTGACATCAAAGTCTTGGGCCGTAAAGAGCTCCG CCTGCTGCTGAACTGGAGGTCCAAACTGAGGAGATACCTGGCCAAGAAACTCAAGGAGGAGGCCAAACAGCTTGACCAGGAGATCAG CTTAAGttcagatgaagatgaagaggaagaggaagagccagacaagaagaaaaaagaggagaaggaggacgaggaagatgaggaggaagaaatggagAGGAAACTGGCTGAGCTGAAAGCTGAGGAGGTGGCTGAGCTCAAACG gaagaagaagaagctgctgaaggagcggaggaagcagagggagagagtggagCTGAAGATGGACCTGCCAGGCGTCTCCATTGCAGATACCAACGACTCATCCCTGTTCTCCCTCACCACCATCAAGAAGCAAAAG GTGCTGGCCGATATATCCAAGGGGGACATGCAGGCAGCAAACACTCTGATAGATGGAGATGACGACCTTCACCTGTCTGAGGAAGAGGACGATGAGGCGGATAAAATGTCCCTGGCTTCTGATTTAGATGAAGAGGACTTGGAAGAGGTggagcaaagacagaaagagctgGAGAAGAAGGCGCCAAAGAAGAA AGTAAAGTtcgctgaggaagaggaggaggatgaagggcAAGAGAGTGGTTTGCTGGTGGAGCTGGTGGGAAAGAATGAGAAGGAGGAGCAAAAGACCAACCTCTGGTTCAGCaag GGCATCTTCTCTGAGATCGACCTggaaggagacacagagagtgagctCCGACAGACCGAGTGGctccaaaacaaacagacag GAAAAGGCAAAAAGAGGAaagctgaagaagaggaagaggagaaagctGCTCagccagaggaggaaaaggcGGGACCTTCACAAGGAGCTGAAGAGGGGAGTGACAGCGACTCAGATGACAGCAGCGATGATGAGAA GGAGATTACCAGGATGAAGCAGGCCAGGGGGGCTGGTGGGATGTCGGGAGATGCCGATGAGGACGACTTCCAAGTTGTTCCTGTAGAAAGTACCA GTAAGAAAGCCAGGATCCTGGATGCAGAAGGCCTGGCCCTCGGCTGTCAGATCGCTACGTCTAAGAAGAGAGCCAGGGACCTGGTGGACAGCTCCTTccacag GTTTGCTAGCTCTGAGGATCCTTGGGAGGTACCTGAGTGGTTCCTGGATGATGAACGTAAACACCGGAAGAAGCCAGTGCCGGTCACTAAAGAGATGGTGGAGGAGTACAAACAAAAATGGAAGGAGATCGATGCCCGACCCATCAAACGTGTTGCTGAGGCCAAGgccaggaagaagaggagg ATGCTGAAAAAGATGGAGCAGGCTAAGAAGAAAGCAGAGGCAGTTGTCAACACAGTGGACATCTCTGAGAGGGAGAAGATGGCTCAGCTGAAGAG TATCTATAAGAAAGCAGGCCtggggaaggagaagagagaagtaACATACGTTGTGACCAAAAAGGGAGCCGGCAAGAAGGTGAGACGGCCCCCCGGCGTCAAAGGAGTCTTCAAAGTGGTGGACAGTCGCATGAAGAAAGATATGCGGGGAATGCAGAGGAAAGAACACGCTAAAGGGGGCAAAGGAAAAGGTGGTAAAGGCAAAGGAAGACCGTCAAAGGGTGGCAAAGGAGGAGTGAAGAGTGGTAAAGGgcgaaaaggaaaataa